Part of the Methanothermobacter sp. MT-2 genome is shown below.
ATGGGAGAAAAACGAGTTCATGGGGATAGAACTTAACAATAAGATCCTTGGAGTTATTGGTATGGGTAGGATAGGCTCCCAGGTTGTTACACGCGCAAAATCCTTTGGGATGAACGTGCTTGTCCATGACCCCTATATCAGTGAAGAAGCAGCTGATGAAATGGGCGTGGAAATAGCCGAACTTGAAACACTCCTCAGAAAATCCGATATTATAACAATACACGTCCCATTAACCAAAGAGACAGAACACTTGATATCAGATCGTGAATTGAATATGATGAAGGACACTGCATTTATAATAAATTGTGCCCGTGGAGGTATAGTGGATGAGGACGCCCTTTACAGAGCCTTGAAGGAGGGTGATATAGCGGGTGCCGCGCTTGATGTTTTCGAAGAGGAACCACCAAAGGACAGTCCACTACTAGAACTAGATAACGTGGTTTTAACACCACACATAGGGGCTTCCACGGTTGAAGCCCAGAGAGACGCTGCTATAATCGTTGCAAATGAGATCAGAGAAGTTTTTGAGGGTGGAACGCCACAGAATGTGCTTAACATGCCAGTATTAGACCCTGAAACCTTCAAAACCTTGAAACCATATATCAGATTGGCTGAGAAAATAGGCAGTCTGGTTGTGCAGGCAACACCAGGAAAGATAGAAAACCTTGAAGTCACATATTGTGGTGAATTGGCTGAAATACCTCAACAGGATATCTTGACCCGGACCATACTTCAAAGCATATTGAATCCTATTTTAACAGAGCCAGTGAATCTTGTTAACGCGCCCATGATCGCGAAGAAGAGGGGTGTGATAGTTACAGAGGGTAAAAGAGCAGAATCTGGGGATTATAAGTCGCTTATAGTATTGGTTGTTAAATCTGATGAGGGAGAGTTTAGTGTTGAGGGAACCTATATTAGGGAGCCTAAAATAGTGAAGATAAACGATTATAACGTTGATGTTAAACCAGAGGGTATAATGTTAATAGCAAAGTATAGGGATCTGCCAGGGACCATCGGGGCTATCGGAACAAAACTTGGAGAACATAACATTAACATAGCTATTATGCAGGTTGGTAGAAAAGAGATTGGTGGAGAGGCTGTAATGGTACTTAAAGTGGATCAGGAGGTACCATCACATGTCCTCGAGGAGATAAAGGAACTAGAAAATGTGGATGATATTGTTGCAATCGAATTATAATCCTTTCAAAATTTCAAATGTGATCTTGTTACCATACCTGTCATAGGATGCTATAGTATCCTCCCGGTAAGGATAGGCTATTATCATATGGAATAATCCATTTTTTGAGAAGAAGTGTAAATCTTCCCTTGAAGGATTATTGTTAGGTGTTGGATGGGAGTGAACAGATCCAATAGTGGATGCGAATGGTGGTAACATAAGAGTCTGCATTACAGCCCCTTCATTTGAAGTTTCACCTGGTAGAAAAATTAAACCCTTAACATTGAGACTCTCATCCACTACTTTACCTTCAAGTAAAGCCGCGAATTCCCTAGGATGAACATTCCTTGCAGTTTCTATAATTTCATCAATGACCTGTGAATCAACTTGTATCCTCTTGATTTGTTTCAAACCAAATATTTTCTCTATAATGTAATCTATAAAACCCATTAATCTATCCCTTCTATCATTTTAAAGAAGTCTTTGTTAAAAAGTGGAAGGTTCCTGTCAACTATGATCTTTTTCCTCCTTGACTCCACCTTCCTTTTATATCTGGGATCATAGCCTCTAATTGTAACAGTCCGCTTGTATATCCCAATACCTCTCCTATGCCATGCTGGTACCCTAGCAAGGTTCACACCCTTTTCAAAAAGGAGCTCATGGATGTCACTTGACTTCAAACCCCTAAGCTTTTCTGTTGCAGCCTTCTTGTCCATGGTCTCTCTAAGCTTCCAATAAGCGTAACTGTTAAGACAGTTCCGCCATGCTTCATCTTGTCTTGATTTAAAATATTCTCCCAGTAACTCTTCAGCAATGGGGATGATGCGACTATCAAATGAAATGGGTTTTCTAATATCATTCCTTTCAAATTTTTTAAGCAGACATAGGATGAAGGAGGTTGCTGTGAAACTTGATAGTACAGAATCTAGTTTCTCTATGCGGCCATTGAAGGGTAATTCGTCGAATAGTATGTTGATTTCATCAGAGAAGGTATATATGAAAATTGGGCTGAATTCCCTCATGAGCTTAATTGAAGTTTCAACCATACAATCTGCGAAGAATGGATCGTAGGGTCTTTCAAAATCTAATTCTCTGGTTAGTCTGTGGAATCTTCTACCATCAAGTCTTGTGATGGTCTTGCAACCACATGGAACCCTAATCCTGGAATAGATTTCACATTCTTTCATGTGCCGACCTTGAAATTCTCGCTTAAACTCTTGAGGAGTTTAATAGCGGAATAAGCTGCTAGTACGCTTGTCTTAGGGTTGAGTGAACATCTAACATTCTCTGCTATTGTTTTGAATTCTCCGAAGTCTCCTTTAACTGTGATCTCATGGACGTTCCTATTTACCTGGGGATCAACTATAATTTCGACTTCAGCGTCCATGTTACATGCTATGCTAAGGGTGGCTGCTACATTTATGTTAAGGGGGAACTTTTTAACAGCCTCTGATGCATTGCCCTTGTATAGTACTTGTTTTTCCTCGGTGGATATGCCTAGTGAACGTGGAGGCTTCCTTGTGACGAGTTTAACAGAGGTGATTTTACCTATGGAAGCTGCTTTTATACCATCCAAACCCACTATAGCACCTGAGGGGATGTAAACCCTGGCGTTATTCTTTGAGGCTAAATCCTCAATTCTTGAACGGAGCACTCCATCCATAAGAGCCCCCACACTCATTATGAGAACGTCTATCCCCTTTTTTAAGATTTTGGGGATGATCTCAGCCACCGCTTGGGGGGATGCGGCTTCTATTATAATATCTACCTTGTCTAGCATGTCTTCTACTTTTAAAACTGCAATCCCATCTGCTATAGATGCCAGATTCTCGGCCTTTTCAAGATCTCTATCATAAAAGAATCTAAGTTGGATGTTAGAATCTTCTTCAAGCACGTAACTTGTTATGATATTTGCTATGGCTCCGCAACCCACTATCCCCACTATCATAAGGGGTTCCTACCTTGTTGGGGTTTCATAAGATTTTGTTATCTCAGTTGTCTTAATATCTGGTGATATTATGAGTATGTCACCAACGGCTTTAACACGATCATATGAAATGTCTATCATACCTTCTTCTTTTAGTGGTCTGATTTCATCTGATTCTGGGACTATGCGTATACTCGTCTTTAAAACGTCCTTTAATCCAAGATCTCTTTTCTCGGGGCTCATTGCCTTGGCTTTAAGTTTTGACACTCGACCCTTTTTTATGTTCAGGACAACATCTTGGACTCTGCCGACATATTTACCCCCAGAAGTGTATATGTCAAGACCATAAAGCTTGGATAATTCCACCATATTTTTTACACTCCTTTCCTTTTTTTTAGTATTTCCCTTTATGGAAGTTTATTTCGTTTTATAATTTAAATAGTTTAGGAATAATTATGTGGATACAAAGCCATAGGCTAAATTTGCCGGTAAATATTATCAGCTTCATAAAAACCTTGAACCAAACTTGTTACCAGATTAACTGGGGGGTTTAAAACACTTATATCCCCCTTAAAAGGACGTTTAACATTGGGGGTTATTATTTTGCTACTATGAAGGGATGAAAGATCTTAATAATCTCATGATCGTCCTTTTAAAAGCTTTTTCCTCCACTTAAATAAACTGTAATCTTCATTGTAAAAAAGATAGTGTCGCGTTCACTTATAATAAAAGAGATTTTGGAGGCATTTCACCCATAATTTGCTAATGGGTGGAAAGTTCATGTTCCATCTTATTAATTCTTTCCACATATTCATGGATTCTGAACTTTCTTTCAAGTCCACGGTCGTTCATGTACCTGACTTTTCCAAATATCTCCCTTTCACCCCAAGCCCGGTCATGTTTCCCAAAACACCAAGCAACACCCGCAAACCCATTTGGGTCCCGGCCATCAATTTCATATTTATCATTGAGGTGGATTGCAACATCATAGGCTTTTTCAGGGTGTTCGGTCCATTCAAGGATTTTTTTACCCCAGTACATTCTCATGTACCCGTGCATTTTGCCTGTGATTACCATTTCTTTCTGGGCAGCATTCCAGTATTTGTCGTGGGTTTCAGCGTTTTCAAGTTCCTTTAGGGTGTATTCGTATTCTCTTGGATCGGATGCATGTTCCATCAGTGTATTGTATGCCCATTCTGGCAGGGACTTGATTGTGGAGTAGTTATTATTGTAGTGGACAAAGTTCATGCTGAGCTCTCTTCTTACAATGAGCTCTTCTAAAAATTCTGGACAGTTTCCCACTCTTGAAGCCTTGTATGCTAGGTATAATGGTGATATATGTCCAAAGTGTAGGTAGGGGCTCATATTTGATAGACAGTTTTTAGCAGGGTCGTTTCTGAATTTTTCGAAGCATTGGAGTTTTTCTGATAAGAACTTGTTAAAAAGTTTAATGGCTTCTTTTGTGCCGCCGTGGAATATGGATGGTGTCAGTTCATCTTTTAAGCCCAGTTTTTTCATGAGTTTTTCATGATTAGGCTCTGCTGATTCAATGTCAATGTCAAGTGAGTTCACTTTAAGGGTTCTTGGCTGCAGCGGTTTCATGAAATATTTGAGTTTACGGGTTATTTTAGGTCTGAAGGTTCCAGCGGAATATTCCTCCTTGTTGGAGGCTGTTTCAACAGGTACAATAACATTGCTCTCTATTTGAATTAGTGGACAGTTAACAGATGCTTTGAGTTCATCATACCACTTTTTTTGGATTTCGAGATAGCCCCTATCTGTTATAATAAGTGAAGCGTCATCTGAGTATTTTAAGACTGCGGATGGGGGTTCATCAACTTGTATCGAGAATCTCACTCCCCTATTTTCTAGTTCATTTTTAACAGAAAGGAGTCCTTCAATTAGAAATTGGTAATGACGTGAATTTGCTCCTGGGAAATCTGATGTAAGTCCAAAAACTACTATGAGGGGTTTTTGCATCTTGTTAGCGGTTTCAATAGCATATTCCAGGGCATGATTCCAGTGTGTTCTCACAGATGCTTGCATCCAGTATAAGATGTGATCTCCACAGTGACTATCCGCGGATTTAAATTCATTCAAGTTTTTAATTCTTTCTTCATGTATCATAGGGATCCTGTTACTAGTTTATTAGGTTTAGCAATAAGATCCCACACAATCCGATAGGGTTGGAGATGAATTACACTAAAACTTGTCGCTTTCCACCTTCTTGTAGTCCATGCCCTAACGAGGGAAATGGGATCCAAGACGAGCCGAGAAGGGTCCTATGGACGTTAAAGTATATGTGAACTCCTCAACTTTGTAAGCTTCCATGTTGGGAAACCCCAAGGGTAAGCGTGGGGGGAAGTCACAGGTTTCCCTGTCTCTAATATTTATTTTATTAGTATCATATAAATTCAGCTTTTATCTTCTTTGCTTTGTGGATGAGTAGCAGCAACGGTAACCTAGGGGTGTTACTTGGGGGCGCACAATTATGAAACGTTAACTTGTAAAAGTGAACCATCAAAGGATAAATATTTTATAAGGGTAGGGTATCGTAAGGTGATATAAAATGTGGGATACTAGTCAGGATTATAGGCTTAAGGTTGCTGATAGGTCCATCAGCCTCTTCATGAAAGCTATTGAATCAGGAAGTCTCAGGGGTCAATGGAATAAAAAGTCTGCCATCCAAATGGCTGATGAGATTAAAAAAGTCCTCCAAGGTCTTATCTATTCGTATCTGGAACCTGAGGAACTTGCATCATCACCAGAAATGTTATCAATTAAAGAGAAGGTGGAAAGTATAATAGAAGCTCTTGGAGGTGAAAGATGGGCTGAAATGTTCCTTAGAGAAGCCGAGGAAAAAGAGAAAACCGAGGAAAATATTGCAAGGATAAAGTTTTTCCTCAACACCATGCTTAGGCTTAAAGAGCGTTTAATGCTTGGCAAAATTTCTGATCCGATTATAGGCATTGATATTCTAGTGGGAGAGGTTATGAGTTCCGCTAGCCATCCTAGAGCCGATAAACTCCAAATATGTAATGTTGACATTGGAGGTAGATCAGTTAAGGTTATAACAAATGATCCTAGGGTTAAAAAGGGGGATCGTGTAGCAGTCGCGCTATTACCACCACAAAACTTTATGGGGATAACAAGTGAAGGCATGTTCCTGGGCATAGAAGGAGTTTTAAGAGATGTTAGAGGAGAACTAGGAGGGCTTCCAAAGGGCATACCACTAGAATCTCTTAAAGATGCGAGAAACATCATTGAGGAGTTTATGAAAGGAAAGTGAAAATATGGCAACCATAATTTATCTGAAGAGCCATGGTTCCATTAATGTGATTCTGCATTCATCCTTGAATTTGCATTCTCCACAGTTACGGGGTGTTGGACATCCAAGTTTTCTGAGATAAAATATTGGATCTTTTGTTTTTAGCGGATAATATCCTGAATAGTCAACATTTTTAAGGCCTTTCTTTTTACATTTTTTTACAAGGTTTTCCATTAGAGTTTTAGATGGTCCTCTATGATAATATAAGACGAAGTTGGGTCTGAAGCCGACGAGTCTATAGGGTATTTCTTCGTTTATTTCTGATAAAAATTCCGCTATAATGGGAACTTCTCTGTCGGTTATGCCTGGTATTACAACTGTTCGGAAAACCCTGATCTTTTCTGGGGTTTTTTCAGCAAGGTATGTGGCATTCCTTAGCACTGGTTCAGATGGTGCTCCCGTAAGATTTCTATGAGTTTCGTCGTTAAATGCTTTTATTTCAAAGTTTATGAAATCTGCGATCCGTAGAAGTCTTTTAAGAGTTTTCATTGTTGAAAAACCGTTTGTAGCGATGCCTATTTCCATGGAAGGCTCTGATTTTCTTATTGTCTCTACTATTTCTTCAATGTATGGTGTGTGTATTGTGGGCTCCCCACCAGTGAAACTGAGCCTATAAGCGCCTATATTTCTTGCTAGGGGACTTTTAAGATGGTCTAATGCCTCCTTGGCCATTTTTTCAGGTTCTATGTGGCCTCTGTAGATCCATCCTGTGTCTGGGTATTGTGAAATCCGATAGGCATTACAATATAAGCATTTGAATGAGCATCCTAGGAATGTTATTGAATAACTTTTCAGGATGTAAGCTAGACTTGTATATGCTATTTCTGGCAATCCTACATGGCAAATGCCGGTTTCTCCTTCAAGTCGGTTTACTCCACATCGCCACTCGCAAAGTTTGCATTTCCTAAAATCTTTCATAGAGTATATATCAATTTTTATTAAATATAATGAGTTTTGTCCTTGTCATATCCTCAATAGCATATCTAACGCCCTCTTTACCCATTCCACTACATCCGAATCCTCCGAATGGCATGTGATCGACTCTGTAAGTTGGTTGTTTGTTTATAAGCACTGTTCCCGCCCTCAATTTCGAGACGAATCTCAATGCTTCATGTATATTCTCTGTGAATACTCCGGCTTGAAGGGCGTAACAGGTGTCATTGGCCACCTTCAGGGCTTCTTCAGCATCCTTAACTCTTATTATTGGAGATACTGGGCCGAATGTTTCCTCTTGGACCAGTCTCATTGAAGGTTTAACATTATCTAATACTGTGGGTTCAAAGAAGTTACCGTTTCTTCTACCACCATATAATAGTTCAGCACCATCATTAATGGCCTCGAGGACAACCTCCTCAATTTCTAGAGCGGCTTTTTCGCTTATAAGCGGGCCTATATCCGTTTTTGGGTTGAGAGGATCTCCTATTTTCAATTTTGAAGTTTCTTTAACCAATCTTTGCACGAATTCGTCGGCTATTTTTTCATCGACGATTATCCTTTTCACTGCTATACATACTTGGCCTGAGTAAAGATATGAGCCTTTCAGGGCGCCTTCAACAGCCTTTTCTATGTTGGCGTCTTTTAGTACTATTATGGGATCGTTCCCGCCTAATTCTAGGGTGAGTTTTTTCATCCCACTTTTTTCTGCTATCATTTTACCTGTTTTGAAGCCTCCGGTAAATGTTATCTTGTCAATATCTTCACTTTTTAAAATTTCTTCACCTATAATTGATGCTTTACCTGTTAGGACATTTATTGCGCCTGGTGGAAAGTATTCATTTAATAGTTCTCCTAGTTTTAGGGGTGATAATGGTGCTTTGAGTGATGGTTTTAATATTACGGTGTTTTTTGATGCGAGTGCGGGGCCTATTTTGTGGATTGCAAGGTTAATTGGGAAATTGAATGGTGTGATTGCGGCTATGACTCCTAGTGGAATTTTTATTGTGAATCCTATGAAGTTTTTACCTCCTATACCAGCGTCCATTGGGATGGATTCTCCGTAGATTCTCTTGGATTCCTCCGCGGATAATTTGAGTGTTTCTATGGATCTTTTGACTTCGTCTAGAGCCGCTTTTATGGGTTTCCCAGAATCCAAGGTTATAAGACGTGAAAATTCATCCAACCTTTTTTTAAGCTCTTGACTCGCGTCATAGAGTGCATCTGAGATTTTAAGCGCGGTTAATAGGGTCATTTCATCCTTAGCAGTTTTTGCGGCTGAAATAGCTTCTCTTGTATCCTCTTTTGAAGCTGCAGGTACTTTGTCTATAACCTCGTTATTGTAGGGATTATGGATTTCGATTTTTTCATCACCTACTAATCTACCATTAATCAGCATCTTCATGGAGAACCCCTTATAGTTTATTTTTAAGATTTTGTATGGAATTTGTAACAGTTTTAACGTCAGTTTTGTTTATCTCGTTACCTGCGGATATTAGATAGTTTTTATACCATAGTGCTGCGACAATTACTATGACCATAATCCCACCAAATAATAGTATCATCTCGGCAGAGCCCTGGGCTATTTCATCATCTATCAGATTCATGGTCTTAGACCTCCATCATACTAGGGTGCCATTGAACCCACGATTACGAAACCAAACTTGTCGATTACATAAAATATACCGAATGCTAAAACAGCAAGGGGAATAGCATATTTAATGCCTTTTCTCGCGCTCCCATACATGACTATTCCTATGAGCAACCCCGCGATTATAGAATGGATTATTATATAGCCTCCAGCCGCGATTTTTGCAGTTTCAAGGATTGGGTTGGCTTTTCCAAGGGATTCTATGAATTTTGAATAGACCATGATCATTCCAAGTGCGAAGGGTGCTGCGATTATGGCCGCCACAACAAGGAACATGACAGACATCATAACATTAGCCTTCCTCTCCCTTTTAAGGGCTAAAACTGCACGCGTATCCTCTGCAACAGCCTCTATAACATCAGCTAAACTCCCACCAGCCCTTTTACCCTCTATTATCATCCTGAATGTTCTGTCAAGTGTTTCGGATTTGAGTCTTCGCCCCATTGACAATAGAGCATCATCAAATGTTCTACCTATTTTGATTTCGATAACAGCCCTTCTCAACTCATCATACAATGGCCCCTTCCCTTGCCTTGAAACGTCTTCTAGGGCTGTTTCAAGTCCAACACCTGCACGTAAAAGCGATGCTATCTGCCTTAGAAAATCTGGAGTTCCCTGTTCTATCGCGTCAATCCTTCTATCCATCATTATAAAAAGATAAACAAAAAAGGTTATTAGAGGAAATGAAAAAGCTACGAGAAATGAGATCAGAATGTCTATCCCAAAAACTAGGGCTATTAGAATCCCAAATAATCCAAAGGAGATGCACAGGAGTAAAAGCAATGTTATAATCTCCACGGCCCTTACATATATCCCTGTTCTGACAAGGTTCTCTTGTAGCTTTATGCGGAGACTCTTAGGGACTACCTTCCCAACTAGATCAACAAGAGGGGATAAATATTCTGGGATAAGCATAATAAACCACCAACCCCTTTTTTTCCAAAAGTTCCCTATAGATTATATTTTGGATGGGAGTGTATTTAATATTTTAGGATTTTTTCTGATGAGGATCATGTTCTCTGTTCTAATACCATATTCTCCTTTAATGTAAATTCCAGGTTCTATTGTTATGATCATGTTCTTTTCAAGTTTAATGTTTTCACTCGCGGAAATTGATGGCGGTTCATGAACTTCTAAGCCTATACCATGGCCTGTTGAATGTATAAAATTGTCTCCATATCCATACTCTGTTATGATATTCCTCACAGTCTTGTCTATATATGAGGCTTTAACACCAGGTTTTGCTGTTTTCACACCCTCTCTTTGAGCATCTAATAAAATATCAAGTATCTCTTCTTCATGTTCCTGGGTGATTATTGTTCTTGTGGTGTCTGAGGAATAACCTTCACATGTAGCCCCCCAGTCAATGATTGTAGGAGTTTGCACTTTATTGAATGAAATCTCTGCATGTGGATTGCTTGATCTTGGACCAGAGGCTACTATAGTATCGAATGCAGACTTTTTTGAACCATTAATCTTCATATGATATTCAAGTTCGGCTGCTATTTTGGCCTCAGTACCTTCAATACTTATTTCCATGAAGGATTTCTCAGCTATCTTCAAGGCCTTTTTTATATTGTTTATTTCAACCTTTTCTTTGATAATCCTAAGATCGCTTATAATATCCTTGATGATAAAATTGAATGAACCTTTTAACTTTTCAAATATGCCGATGGGGGTTGAAGGTTCAAAGATAACCTCCCTTGGGGATAGACTTCCAATTTTCTCTTTCACATCCTCTAATTTTTTAAATCTAAAAACTTCAAGTGATGATCTGTTCTCTGCTTCAGCTAAATCCATACTATTCACTATTAGGATGGGTTCATCAGCTAAAATCAAAAATGCGCGGGAAGAAGGTTTGAAACCAGTTAAATAAAAAATGTTTTCATCCTTAGATATTACCGCCATGTCACAGCCATCTTCCCCTAATTTTTCCATTGCAAGTTCCATTCTATCCATCAAAAAAAACACCAAAGGTTTTTGTTAAATATCCTTTATTCGTTGATCTTACTCCCATTAAGATTTGAGGATTCCTTCATGCAAAATTTGACTTAACAGTCTTCTGTGTCAGGTTGACCAGGCTCCCTCATCCCTACTTTGCTAATAGCAGAGCTTGAGACTACGCATTTTATAATTTTACAGAAAATAATATTTATATTTTACCACATATAGAAAAATATGAATATCCTGTCTGCATCCCTATTAAAATGCAAGATTTTAGATACTATGCCCTTATAAAATTTTTTTAGATTCCCAAAAATATATTATCCTCGCCAATGTGAAATTTTTCACATGTAAAAATATTAGCCTGTTAAAAATATAATACAAAGGTATATTTTTGTCTGGTGAGTTTATGGACGGAACTAACCTCAGAAAATTTGTTACAAGCGAATTAGTATTTGGAGATGGTGCAAGATTACTAGCACCTCAATATGCAAAAAACTTGGGAGCTGAGAAAATTCTCCTTGTAACAGACCATGGTATAAAAAAGGTTGGTCTTTTAGATGAAATAGAATCATTACTAATTGAAAATGGACTAGAATATGTAACATATACTGAGGTTACGCCGAATCCGCGAGACTATGAGGTTATGGAGGGTGCTGAGGTTTTTGAATCAGAAGGTTGTAATTTTATAATAGCCCTTGGAGGTGGGAGTCCAATAGACTGTGCAAAGGGCATAGGTATTGTAAGTTCCAATAAAATGAATATCCTTGAATTTGAAGGTGTTGACAAAATCCCAGCACCCGGACCCCCAATCATCTGCATACCCACCACCGCTGGAACATCAGCAGACATTTCACAATTTGCAATAATCAGAGA
Proteins encoded:
- a CDS encoding phosphoglycerate dehydrogenase, with protein sequence MKVLVADSINEKGIAELEKAAEVVVDTSIRPDELLETIKDFDAIIVRSRTKVTREVIEAAPRLKIIARAGVGVDNIDVDAATEKGIMVINAPESTSITVAEHTMGLMLALARKIHLADKSVKEGKWEKNEFMGIELNNKILGVIGMGRIGSQVVTRAKSFGMNVLVHDPYISEEAADEMGVEIAELETLLRKSDIITIHVPLTKETEHLISDRELNMMKDTAFIINCARGGIVDEDALYRALKEGDIAGAALDVFEEEPPKDSPLLELDNVVLTPHIGASTVEAQRDAAIIVANEIREVFEGGTPQNVLNMPVLDPETFKTLKPYIRLAEKIGSLVVQATPGKIENLEVTYCGELAEIPQQDILTRTILQSILNPILTEPVNLVNAPMIAKKRGVIVTEGKRAESGDYKSLIVLVVKSDEGEFSVEGTYIREPKIVKINDYNVDVKPEGIMLIAKYRDLPGTIGAIGTKLGEHNINIAIMQVGRKEIGGEAVMVLKVDQEVPSHVLEEIKELENVDDIVAIEL
- a CDS encoding deoxyribodipyrimidine photo-lyase: MIHEERIKNLNEFKSADSHCGDHILYWMQASVRTHWNHALEYAIETANKMQKPLIVVFGLTSDFPGANSRHYQFLIEGLLSVKNELENRGVRFSIQVDEPPSAVLKYSDDASLIITDRGYLEIQKKWYDELKASVNCPLIQIESNVIVPVETASNKEEYSAGTFRPKITRKLKYFMKPLQPRTLKVNSLDIDIESAEPNHEKLMKKLGLKDELTPSIFHGGTKEAIKLFNKFLSEKLQCFEKFRNDPAKNCLSNMSPYLHFGHISPLYLAYKASRVGNCPEFLEELIVRRELSMNFVHYNNNYSTIKSLPEWAYNTLMEHASDPREYEYTLKELENAETHDKYWNAAQKEMVITGKMHGYMRMYWGKKILEWTEHPEKAYDVAIHLNDKYEIDGRDPNGFAGVAWCFGKHDRAWGEREIFGKVRYMNDRGLERKFRIHEYVERINKMEHELSTH
- a CDS encoding radical SAM domain protein; protein product: MKDFRKCKLCEWRCGVNRLEGETGICHVGLPEIAYTSLAYILKSYSITFLGCSFKCLYCNAYRISQYPDTGWIYRGHIEPEKMAKEALDHLKSPLARNIGAYRLSFTGGEPTIHTPYIEEIVETIRKSEPSMEIGIATNGFSTMKTLKRLLRIADFINFEIKAFNDETHRNLTGAPSEPVLRNATYLAEKTPEKIRVFRTVVIPGITDREVPIIAEFLSEINEEIPYRLVGFRPNFVLYYHRGPSKTLMENLVKKCKKKGLKNVDYSGYYPLKTKDPIFYLRKLGCPTPRNCGECKFKDECRITLMEPWLFR
- a CDS encoding L-aspartate dehydrogenase, coding for MIVGIVGCGAIANIITSYVLEEDSNIQLRFFYDRDLEKAENLASIADGIAVLKVEDMLDKVDIIIEAASPQAVAEIIPKILKKGIDVLIMSVGALMDGVLRSRIEDLASKNNARVYIPSGAIVGLDGIKAASIGKITSVKLVTRKPPRSLGISTEEKQVLYKGNASEAVKKFPLNINVAATLSIACNMDAEVEIIVDPQVNRNVHEITVKGDFGEFKTIAENVRCSLNPKTSVLAAYSAIKLLKSLSENFKVGT
- a CDS encoding aminopeptidase P, which translates into the protein MDRMELAMEKLGEDGCDMAVISKDENIFYLTGFKPSSRAFLILADEPILIVNSMDLAEAENRSSLEVFRFKKLEDVKEKIGSLSPREVIFEPSTPIGIFEKLKGSFNFIIKDIISDLRIIKEKVEINNIKKALKIAEKSFMEISIEGTEAKIAAELEYHMKINGSKKSAFDTIVASGPRSSNPHAEISFNKVQTPTIIDWGATCEGYSSDTTRTIITQEHEEEILDILLDAQREGVKTAKPGVKASYIDKTVRNIITEYGYGDNFIHSTGHGIGLEVHEPPSISASENIKLEKNMIITIEPGIYIKGEYGIRTENMILIRKNPKILNTLPSKI
- a CDS encoding PRC-barrel domain-containing protein, giving the protein MVELSKLYGLDIYTSGGKYVGRVQDVVLNIKKGRVSKLKAKAMSPEKRDLGLKDVLKTSIRIVPESDEIRPLKEEGMIDISYDRVKAVGDILIISPDIKTTEITKSYETPTR
- a CDS encoding aldehyde dehydrogenase, with the protein product MKMLINGRLVGDEKIEIHNPYNNEVIDKVPAASKEDTREAISAAKTAKDEMTLLTALKISDALYDASQELKKRLDEFSRLITLDSGKPIKAALDEVKRSIETLKLSAEESKRIYGESIPMDAGIGGKNFIGFTIKIPLGVIAAITPFNFPINLAIHKIGPALASKNTVILKPSLKAPLSPLKLGELLNEYFPPGAINVLTGKASIIGEEILKSEDIDKITFTGGFKTGKMIAEKSGMKKLTLELGGNDPIIVLKDANIEKAVEGALKGSYLYSGQVCIAVKRIIVDEKIADEFVQRLVKETSKLKIGDPLNPKTDIGPLISEKAALEIEEVVLEAINDGAELLYGGRRNGNFFEPTVLDNVKPSMRLVQEETFGPVSPIIRVKDAEEALKVANDTCYALQAGVFTENIHEALRFVSKLRAGTVLINKQPTYRVDHMPFGGFGCSGMGKEGVRYAIEDMTRTKLIIFNKN